A window of the Chroogloeocystis siderophila 5.2 s.c.1 genome harbors these coding sequences:
- a CDS encoding ABC transporter substrate-binding protein, giving the protein MGLCRELLELGIQPAGVADIAGHNKYVNIAPKLVDSVVEVGTHQEPNLEAIAKIKPDLILGVQQRHAGIYQTLSSISKTMLFNPYPEINAGSQLAQMQQNF; this is encoded by the coding sequence GTGGGTCTATGTCGAGAATTGCTAGAACTGGGAATTCAACCTGCAGGAGTTGCTGATATTGCTGGCCATAACAAATATGTGAATATTGCGCCAAAGTTAGTCGATTCAGTTGTTGAAGTCGGGACACACCAAGAACCAAATCTAGAGGCGATCGCTAAAATCAAACCTGATTTAATTTTAGGTGTGCAGCAGCGCCACGCAGGAATTTATCAAACGCTATCTTCTATTTCTAAAACAATGCTATTTAATCCTTACCCAGAAATTAACGCAGGAAGTCAACTTGCACAGATGCAGCAAAATTTCTAG